The Coffea arabica cultivar ET-39 chromosome 10e, Coffea Arabica ET-39 HiFi, whole genome shotgun sequence region caaattaattgtttcagtattcagacttcaaaattcagattcaattttatcaaatggaacctaaattttatatatactaaAAATATTTATGCTATCGTCGTTAAATTCATGACACATATGCAAAAGTtggagttcaaattcaagttttATAATTGTCATTCTTTGAAAACTCAATCTGTATATATGTTCaatataggaaaaattaatttttaataatttatgaTCTTTaaagaaatgcaagaaaagaaaattgccaACACATTACCATTTAGGGACCAATATTTCAAAAGCCCAGAGCCCTTTTGCGTGAAAAAAAACTGTTCTTGCATATGGCCATGCATGCTAAATTGAGTACAATAAAGAGTATttagcaaaagaaaatgaaacatcGATTTCCTATTCGCTCTCATCTCACCCTTCCCAAAACCACAGCTCGTGCGGCATTATCCTATAATGGATTGTTTTCTCACAAGACCAGTTTAGTAAAGATCAAACTGCAGTATGGTACATGAATTTTGCTGTTCATATTTAGTCCCACGTCTTAATTTTGTGAATATATATGTGCAAGTGGAGAATCAAGTGGAAGGTTTTCTCCTACCCTTCTGATTACTTGTGCTTTGGCAATTTATATTGGGCCTCAAAAGTCACCCCACAAATCAGAAGTGGTGAATTGGCTGGCAGTCATCAAACACCTTTGACACTTGCtagtttcaattttcaaccATGAATCTTTCCTTTCAAGAACAGAATTCAGAAACTAAGAAGAAAATTTGCATTAAATTTAAACAACATACTGTATATATGTTCTGCTCACAATATTTTATACTCTCCAGCACGTTGATTCTCAGAATTGGCTAGCTGTTATGTTTTAATGCCAACTACATCCTTAACAGCCTTAAATGCTTCCCCAACCCTTTTCTccaaaaagcaaaaataaccaaataaattaatttaaataaaagcATCCCACAATTCCTTATTAGTATAAGTATACAACCAATCTCTCTTCACATGCACTCACAACCAGCAAACTTCAGGCTTCCACAACCCTATCCGCCACCGTCCACCACCAACACTGCCACCGCCCCCTCCTGCGTTCTGGGAGAAACAGCAAATATACATCcgtaaaatttccaaacatgatATCTTTGAAGCAAATTAAACTTCTCCAATTCTCATTTTTATGTCTCTTATCACTGACACTCCTGCTCCACATCACCTTATCCTACATCCCATTCGTAGCCGTCGTCCTCCGTCTCCTCTTAACTCACCTCCACCTCTCCATATTTCTCTCCATTTGCATGCTCCTCTCGATCTTCTGCGGGCTCAAAACCCGCCCAAGCCCCGTCTTTCTCATAAACTACGCGTGCTTTAAGCCGCCACCCCACCGGAAGTGCCTGTACGGGGTAGCTGAATCCTTTTTACTTCGAAACCAACATTTCACCCAAGAAACCATTGAATTCATGCGTAAAATCTACCTTAAATCCGGCCTAGGTGACGAAACCTACGCACCCCCCTTCATTTTCGAGGAAGATACTACTCCCACGCTAAAATGCGCcatccaagaagctcaagaaggaatttTTTCTTCCATAGATGCACTTTTGTCTAAAACCCTAATCGACCCTCTATCCATTGACATCGTTATTGTTACATGCGGTAGCTTTTCACATTCGCCTTCGCTTTCTTCTCTTATTGTAAACCATTATAACCTCAAACCGGACGTGAAAACTTACAATCTGAGTGGAATGGGATGCGGTTCTGGGGTTTTATCCATTGACTGTGCAGCTAGGGTTTTACGTGCCAGTGGAAAAGTCCAACATGCCCTTGTGGTGATCACCGAAAGCACAACTCTAAACTGGTACTCCGGTGACAATCGTTCCATGCTTGTTACAAACTGCATCTTTCGCGTCGGATGCACCGCCGCAATGTTGACGAATGACCGGAGTCGCCGCTCAGTTGCCAAGATGGAACTTGTTGACATGCTCCGAACTCACCACGGAGCCGATGACCGGTCGTACCGGGCTGCATTTCAGGAGGAGGATGATAAAGGGTATACCGGAGTTGCACTTACAAAGGATTTGGTAAGAGTGGCTGGGGTGAATTTGAGGGAGCATCTTACTATTCTTGCACCGCGAGTTTTGCCACTGAGTCAACTCGTTCTTTACGCGTACTCGGTGGCCATGGCAGCATTGTCCCGTGGTGAGTCCAAACCAACTGTGCCTGATTTTACAGCAGCATTTGAGCATATGTGTATTCATACTGGGGGTAAAGCTGTAATTGAACAAGTGGCGAGGGTTTTGAGATTGAGAGGGGAGGTAACTGAGCCAGCTCGGATGAGTTTGAACCGGTTTGGTAACACGTCTAGCAGTCTTGTGTTTTATGAATTGGCTTATTTTGAAGCAAAAAAGAGAGTTAAAAAGGGGGACAAAATGTGGATGATTGCATTCGGGACTGGATTCAAGATTGGTAGCTTGGTTTGGAAGTGGTTGCAAAATTCAGCTCAAGAAAATGATAATCCATGGAATGACTGCATGCAGCGTTACCCTTTGGATGCTTGGTAGATTTGACCATTTATTTCTTCATAATTCAGCTCgagaaaatgttttttttttttttacttttttgggTGAGGGTGGAGGACATATATTTTGGTCAAAGATAGACTGATAGATGGATTGCTCTATTACCAAAGTTGCATTGGAAGTGTTGCCATGGATTGGAAATTTATCCTTAATTCGACAGATCAAATAAGGGTATCTCTGAAGCCAATTCCTTTTTGGGATTGCAGAATTCCATCGCCACCAACAGTGATCTGATCATTTAATTGCAGCAGAGAGGCCCAATGAAAGAGTTTGGCTCCTAAGGGTAATGGAAGAGATTTTATTGCTTTACTTGAAAAGAGTTTCTTTTGgaggaaaatataaaaaatagtgGAAAAACCGCAACAGTataagtttcattttttttttctccttacTGAAGGATGTCAAGCATTTTGTATTGCATATACAGATCTCACATTCAATTGAgagtatttttattttcattgcgtGAGAGGTGTaccatttttcaatcatttaaaTATATGAATATGTAAGTAGTGCATGAGAAAACCTTGGATCATCTATTTTATTATACATTTTGGACTTCTTCTCAACTAGGTTTACATTCGAACAATTCTGCACAAATTTTTCCACATCATAAAGAGCCTCGAAGAGATAGATTTTGAGCGGCTACTGACTAAACGCATTGAAAGTGGAATGGCAGCTCAATCAAGGAAGGGCTTATATATAGAACATCAGGAAAGTTGTTCGATCATGTAACAAGCTACAAACGTTGATCAACATGTTTTTGAAAATGATCcagagaaaaaattgaaaatcagTAGTGGCAGAAACAGATTTCAAGCCTAACTTGTGTTTTATTGTCAAAGATAGTGACATAATCGGAGTAGCAACCCCGGAACCAATAATAATCTTGTGTAAAGTTATGAATACAATAAGAAATTTATTCGATCAACTCAAGGAATCATGAACAAATAAACAATTAAACTCAAAGTACTTACTGCATATATTCGCGGTGACCCGTCCATTCTTGTGCGCCAAAATATAAGGTGAAGTTGACGCAGAAAACACACATTTAGATATAAGGTGAAGTTTTCAACACCATTAGAAGAGTACGTACATTTGTGCAATAATGTTATAAAGTTAATTTTAATGAAATTGTATTCTAATATTTTTCCAGGCTACCAAACTGCCGTTTGTGTCTCAGCCTTTACACTTATCAATAAGCATTTGACATTTTCTAATCCAATTTATAACTGTAACTAAAGTATGTATTGTCAACCACATAATTTTTTAAGTTTGTCAAGTGAGTAGGCAATAGTGCGGCAATTGCTTCGAAGGAGGGATCAGAACAGGGTGTGGATTGCCTTCAATCATAGATTTGATTGCAATGAAAAGCTAATGATTTTGTTAGGTGCCATTTAAAATTGATGGATGAGATCAATCTAAGATAGTACAAAATTTGTTATGCTAATTAATTGTTGCATGTTATTAGTGTTTACATTTTCTTCCGTAAATTGAACTCATGACTGTAGAAGCCTTGGCTCCTGTCATAATAAATGCTGTCTCAAATTATAAGCACAGAGGTTCCCTCCTTGTCATACTACACGCTTACATGGTTATGCCTATCTTGTCTAGTAATGGTGATTGAAACCGAATctactgaaatttttttaaaaacatttaCATGGCTATGATTTCTTTGTATTCAAGAGGcggaaaatgattcattttgttccaaaaaaacGTCTCCATAGAAGTCAAAGTGTATGTAATTTCCCATTTAAATCTGCTACCGGTCTTTCTATAGATGCATGCATCAATATACACGTGCATTGTGGCCTGGTCGTGGAACAGCAGGAACCTTAAGTCAGCGACACCATGAGAAAACAATCCTGCTTCTCAACTGATAATCTTAGGCCCTTTGATGCTGCGTCTCTACTTCGTCAAAGGAGGCAAAAGTAGATGGCTATCAAGCCGGTTAGACACCGCAGCATGGCCTCTAATTTTCATCCCACTATCTCCTATCTCCATCGCCGCAAGAATCAAGGCCACAACACCAGCctatttttttatcaattatCTGGTTTTCACGAAGACCGCCATCATCGGCATCCTAACCCGTGTAGCGAATTAGTTGTGCGCCTCCGGGCTAGCCCACCTCCCCGTCTCAACCTCTTCTATCATCGTTTCTACGCAGCTTGCTTTCACTGCT contains the following coding sequences:
- the LOC113710845 gene encoding 3-ketoacyl-CoA synthase 4-like, encoding MISLKQIKLLQFSFLCLLSLTLLLHITLSYIPFVAVVLRLLLTHLHLSIFLSICMLLSIFCGLKTRPSPVFLINYACFKPPPHRKCLYGVAESFLLRNQHFTQETIEFMRKIYLKSGLGDETYAPPFIFEEDTTPTLKCAIQEAQEGIFSSIDALLSKTLIDPLSIDIVIVTCGSFSHSPSLSSLIVNHYNLKPDVKTYNLSGMGCGSGVLSIDCAARVLRASGKVQHALVVITESTTLNWYSGDNRSMLVTNCIFRVGCTAAMLTNDRSRRSVAKMELVDMLRTHHGADDRSYRAAFQEEDDKGYTGVALTKDLVRVAGVNLREHLTILAPRVLPLSQLVLYAYSVAMAALSRGESKPTVPDFTAAFEHMCIHTGGKAVIEQVARVLRLRGEVTEPARMSLNRFGNTSSSLVFYELAYFEAKKRVKKGDKMWMIAFGTGFKIGSLVWKWLQNSAQENDNPWNDCMQRYPLDAW